One genomic region from Nymphaea colorata isolate Beijing-Zhang1983 chromosome 10, ASM883128v2, whole genome shotgun sequence encodes:
- the LOC116262467 gene encoding endoribonuclease Dicer homolog 4-like — translation MTEWKSLLNNYWTGFSKYCDHVTKVDIRQVNLLFATNVAEEGLDIQTCCLIIRFDLPSTVASYIQSRGRACMQESEYLLLVERISFSWYAQNPAPVFIYLDDLDGVTCHVVLPSNAPIHCVEGPSCASKEDAKKAASLLACKKLYELGSLMDHLLPTQKEKIEIFLENLHDKLVNSSDDFSRAELHETIVPSALQMDWRGSASHLTFHFYHMIFIPKPRDWCYRRFGHLLALPLPKEAEDMQVDLHLARGRIVETILIPSGVISFSETERVEGGRFQEMCLKLMLDRSGVRDDYVQLGTCIPWEAHIRETTPVVAHNSMDPFIRCSGRALIHGCVNSKEIYSAIPKTPRLGRREPNAPSTSHNNTLGRCTAYASNRRDQWRKRDVSQTHSYIPLASLLLFFHYYHYNSTFTK, via the exons ATGACTGAATGGAAGAGTCTTTTGAACAATTACTGGACAGGGTTTAGCAAGTACTGTGACCATGTGACCAAAGTTGATATTCGACAG GTTAATCTGTTGTTTGCAACCAACGTTGCTGAAGAAGGCCTTGATATTCAAACATGTTGTCTCATTATCCGCTTTGACTTACCATCAACAGTGGCCAGCTATATACAATCCAGAGGTCGTGCTTGCATGCAGGAGTCTGAATACCTTCTTCTAGTAGAGAg GATCTCTTTTTCCTGGTATGCGCAGAATCCTGCCCCAGTGTTCATTTATTTGGATGATTTGGATGGTGTCACTTGTCATGTGGTTCTCCCTTCCAATGCCCCCATTCATTGTGTTGAGGGGCCATCATGTGCTTCAAAAGAGGATGCAAAAAAAGCCGCTTCTCTTCTAGCATGCAAGAAGCTGTATGAGTTAGGTTCCCTGATGGACCATCTTTTGCCAACGCAAAAGGAGAAGATTgaaatatttttagaaaatctaCATGATAAGCTTGTAAATTCTAGCG ATGACTTCTCCAGAGCAGAGCTTCATGAAACAATAGTACCTTCTGCACTTCAAATGGACTGGAGGGGATCTGCTTCTCATctcacatttcatttttatcatatgaTCTTTATTCCTAAGCCAAGGGATTGGTGCTATAGAAGATTTGGGCACCTTTTGGCACTTCCTCTTCCCAAAGAAGCTGAAGATATGCAAGTTGACCTTCATCTTGCTCGTGGTAGAATTGTGGAAACAATACTTATCCCATCTGGGGTAATTTCATTTAGTGAAACTGAG AGGGTGGAAGGTGGgagatttcaagaaatgtgcCTCAAACTCATGCTTGACAGGTCAGGGGTTAGAGATGACTATGTTCAATTGG GCACGTGCATACCATGGGAGGCCCATatccgagagacaacccccgtggtggcccataacagtatggatccattcatccgctgcagcggtagagcactcatccatggatgtgtgaattccaaggagataTACTCAGCCATCCCtaagacacccaggttgggaaggcgggagcccaacgctccaagcacatcacacaacaataccctGGGGCGTTGCACCGCCTACGCttcgaacaggcgagaccagtggcgaaaacGGGatgtctcccaaacacatagctaCATCCCATTGGCTTCtcttctcttattctttcattattatcattataatagcacattcacaaaatga